Proteins encoded together in one Marmota flaviventris isolate mMarFla1 chromosome Y, mMarFla1.hap1, whole genome shotgun sequence window:
- the LOC114084547 gene encoding zinc finger protein 721-like isoform X2: MLEVFRNLASIGKRWDDKNSEDQINNSGSNLRHFRSHCGHECYKHEECEEKPCELKQYRKSLVSLKSVHTQMLTQTGDGPYESTVCGRVISCSSDIQRHEDSHTECQPYECQQCGEAFSSLPAVQRHMRTHSGGKPFQCEVCGKAFHSPTLFRKHERTHSGEKLHKCKQGGKTLVSFTSLRCHMIRHTGKAHFKCKVCGKDFAYPSLLRIHQRTHTREKPYECPQCGKAFSTSSYLQIHEWTHTGEKPYEYKRCGKAFTQSAHLHSHEQTHTGEKPYKCQQCGKAYTTSSYLQIHEKIHAGEKPNECQQCGKVFTTSSNLHRHERTHTREKPYECKQYGKAFTQSSNLHSIENTHMTEKSYECQQCGKVFTTSSNLHRHERTHTREKPYEGKQYGKAFTQSSNLHSIENTHMTEKSCECQQCGKVFSTFSNLQIHERIHTGEKPYACKLCGKAFARSPQLHIHKRTHTGEKPYECKQCGKAFNDPSNLHRHERTHTREKPYACQHCGKGFNTSSYLQMHEQIHTGEKPNESQHCGKTFDTSSEPHMHGRTHTEEKPNECQQCGKVFSTSSSLHRHEWTHTGEKPYQCQQCGKAYTTSSYLQIHEKIHAGEKPNECQQCGKVFTTSSYLHRHERTHTGVKPYECKQCGKAFTQSANLRSHEQTHTGVKPYECKQCGKAFTQSANLRSHERTHTGEKPYECKQCGRAFARSSELHTHGRMHTGEKPYKCQQCGKDFAAYSQLHRHERTHTGERPYECKQCGKAFSDPSNLHRHERMHTGEKPYECQQCGKAFTTSTHLHKHEQIHTEEMPNGSQHCGKTFDTSSEPHMHGRTHTEEKTNECQPCGKVFSTSYLQIHEWTHTREKPYECKQCGKTFARSSQLHIHKRTHTGEKPYKCQQCGKDFAAYSHLHKHERTHTGERPYECKQCGKAFTVSSNLHRHERTHTREKPYECQHCGKGFTTSSYLQMHEQIHAGEKPNESQHCGKTFDTSSEPHMHGRTHTEEKPYECQQCGKVFSTSSYLQIHERTHTGVKPYECKQCGKAFTQSAHLRSHEQTHTGVKPYECKRCGKAFARSSQLHIHERTHSGEKPYECKQCGRAFARSSDLHTHGRMHTGEKPYKCQQCGKDFAAYSQLHRHERTHTGERPYECKQCGKAFATSYQLNRHGRTHTGEKPYECQRCGRAFGRSCELHVHERIHTGEKPYECKQCGKAYTTSSSLVIHERTHTGEKPYECLQCGKAYTNSSSLLIHERSHTGEKTYECQQCEKSFVTSSQLHLHEQTHKAEKLYS, from the exons ATGCTGGAAGTCTTCAGAAACCTGGCTTCTATAG GAAAGAGATGGGATGACAAGAACAGTGAAGATCAGATCAATAATTCTGGGAGTAATCTAAG GCACTTCAGATCTCACTGTGGGCATGAATGCTATAAACATGAAGAGTGTGAAGAGAAGCCATGTGAATTGAAACAATACAGAAAATCTCTGGTTTCTCTCAAAAGTGTTCACACACAAATGTTAACACAAACTGGAGATGGACCATATGAAAGTACAGTATGTGGAAGAGTCATCAGTTGTTCCAGTGACATTCAAAGACATGAAGATTCTCATACTGAGTGCcaaccctatgaatgtcaacaatgtggtgaagccttttcttctctcccagCTGTTCAAAGACACATGAGAACACACAGTGGAGGTAAACCTTTTCAATGTGAggtatgtgggaaagcctttcatTCCCCcactttatttagaaaacatgaaagaactcattctGGAGAGAAACTCCATAAATGTAAACAAGGAGGTAAAACTTTGGTTTCATTCACAAGTCTTCGATGTCACATGATCAGGCACACTGGGAAAGCACATTTCAAATGTAAGGTATGTGGAAAAGACTTTGCTTATCCCAGTTTACTTAGAATACATCAGAGAACACATACtagagagaaaccctatgaatgtccacaatgtgggaaagccttcagtacTTCATCTTACCTCCAGATACACGAATGGACtcatacaggagagaagccctatgagtaTAAGcggtgtggaaaagccttcactcaGTCTGCTCACCTTCACTCTCATGAgcaaactcatactggagagaagccctataaatgtcaacaatgtggaaaagcctacaCTACTTCATCttaccttcagatacatgaaaaaatccatgctggagagaagcccaatgaatgccaacaatgtggaaaagtcttcactacttcttctaaccttcacagacatgaacgaactcatactagggagaagccctatgaatgtaagcagtatggcaaagcttttactcagTCTTCTAACCTTCACTCAATTGAAAACACTCATATGACAGAGAAATCCTATGAAtgccaacaatgtggaaaagtcttcactacttcttctaaccttcacagacatgaacgaactcatactagggagaagccctatgagggTAAGCAGtatggcaaagcttttactcagTCTTCTAACCTTCACTCAATTGAAAACACTCATATGACAGAGAAATCCTGTGAAtgccaacaatgtggaaaagtcttcAGTACTTTTTCTAACCTTCAGATACATGAacggattcatactggagagaagccctatgcatGTAAActgtgtggaaaagcctttgctagatcTCCTCAGCTTCACATACATaaacgaactcatactggagagaagccctatgaatgtaagcagtgtggaaaagccttcaatGACCCCTCTAACCTTCACAGACATGAAAGAACACATACTAGAGAGAAACCCTATGCATGTCAACACTGTGGGAAAGGCTTCAATACTTCAAGTTACCTTCAGATGCATGAACAaatccatactggagagaagcccaatGAAAGTCAACATTGTGGAAAAACCTTTGATACATCCAGTGAACCTCACATGCATGGAAGAACTCACACAGAAGAGAAGCCCAATGAAtgccaacaatgtggaaaagtcttcagtacttcttcttcccttcacagacatgaatggacgcatactggagagaagccctatcaatgtcaacaatgtggaaaagcctacaCTACTTCATCttaccttcagatacatgaaaaaatccatgctggagagaagcccaatgaatgccaacaatgtggaaaagtcttcACTACTTCTTCTTACCTTCACAGACATGAACGGACACATACTGGAgtgaagccctatgaatgtaagcagtgtggcaaagccttcactcagtCTGCTAACCTTCGCTCCCATGAGCAAACTCATACTGGAgtgaagccctatgaatgtaagcagtgtggcaaagccttcactcagtCTGCTAACCTTCGCTCCCAtgaacgaactcatactggagagaagccctatgaatgtaaacaatgtggtaGAGCCTTTGCTAGATCCAGTGAGCTTCACACACATGGAAGgatgcatactggagagaagccctataaatgtcaacaatgtggaaaagacTTTGCTGCCTACTCTCAGCTTCACAGACATGAAAGGACGCATACTGGAGAgaggccctatgaatgtaaacagtgtggaaaagccttcagtGACCCCTCTAACCTTCACAGACATGAAAGaatgcatactggagagaaaccctatgaatgtcaacaatgtggaaaagctttcacTACTTCAACTCACCTTCATAAACATGAACAAATCCATACTGAAGAGATGCCCAATGGAAGTCAACATTGTGGAAAAACCTTTGATACATCCAGTGAACCTCACATGCATGGAAGAACTCACACAGAAGAGAAGACCAATGAATGCCAACCATGTGGGAAAGTCTTCAGTACTTCttaccttcagatacatgaaTGGACTCATACTAgagaaaagccctatgaatgtaagcagtgtggcaaaacCTTTGCTAGATCTTCTCAGCTTCACATACATaaacgaactcatactggagagaagccctataaatgtcaacaatgtggaaaagacTTTGCTGCCTACTCTCACCTTCACAAACATGAAAGGACGCATACTGGAGAGAGGCCCTATGAATGCaaacagtgtggaaaagccttcactgTGTCCTCTAACCTTCACAGACATGAAAGAACACATACtagagagaaaccctatgaatgtcaacattGTGGGAAAGGCTTCACTACTTCAAGTTACCTTCAGATGCATGAACAAATCCATGCTGGAGAGAAGCCCAATGAAAGTCAACATTGTGGAAAAACCTTTGATACATCCAGTGAACCTCACATGCATGGAAGAACTCACACAgaagagaagccctatgaatgccaacaatgtggaaaagtcttcAGTACTTCTTCttaccttcagatacatgaacGGACACATACTGGAgtgaagccctatgaatgtaagcagtgtggcaaagccttcactcagtCTGCTCACCTTCGCTCCCATGAGCAAACTCATACTGGAgtgaagccctatgaatgtaagcggtgtggcaaagcctttgctagatcTTCTCAGCTTCACatacatgaaagaactcattctggagagaagccctatgaatgtaaacaatgtggtaGAGCCTTTGCTAGATCCAGTGACCTTCACACACATGGAAGgatgcatactggagagaagccctataaatgtcaacaatgtggaaaagacTTTGCTGCCTACTCTCAGCTTCACAGACATGAAAGGACGCATACTGGAGAgaggccctatgaatgtaaacagtgtggaaaagcctttgctacatcctATCAGCTAAACAGACatggaagaacacatactggagaaaagccctatgaatgtcaaaGATGTGGTAGAGCCTTTGGTAGATCCTGTGAACTTCACGTACATGAAAGAAtacatactggagaaaagccctatgagtgtaaacagtgtggaaaagcctACACTACTTCGTCTTCCCTTGTGATACATGagcgaactcatactggagagaagccctatgaatgtctacaatgtgggaaagcctacACTAATTCCTCTTCTCTTCTGATACATGAACGAAGTCATACTGGAGAGAAgacctatgaatgtcaacaatgtgaaAAATCCTTTGTTACATCCTCTCAGCTTCACTTACATGAACAAACCCATAAGGCAGAGAAATTGTACTCTTGA
- the LOC114084547 gene encoding zinc finger protein 721-like isoform X1, whose product MTLAVNHDAEAGLEAVHPGCWGNCPISAQRERKGGLPQSRERFFLRDSPPHPSSQEFSAPGTQVTLRCLCPPHPRLGCLEVPREDAGSPQKTKMISVTFEDVAVNFTQEEWTLLDASQKNLYRGVMLEVFRNLASIGKRWDDKNSEDQINNSGSNLRHFRSHCGHECYKHEECEEKPCELKQYRKSLVSLKSVHTQMLTQTGDGPYESTVCGRVISCSSDIQRHEDSHTECQPYECQQCGEAFSSLPAVQRHMRTHSGGKPFQCEVCGKAFHSPTLFRKHERTHSGEKLHKCKQGGKTLVSFTSLRCHMIRHTGKAHFKCKVCGKDFAYPSLLRIHQRTHTREKPYECPQCGKAFSTSSYLQIHEWTHTGEKPYEYKRCGKAFTQSAHLHSHEQTHTGEKPYKCQQCGKAYTTSSYLQIHEKIHAGEKPNECQQCGKVFTTSSNLHRHERTHTREKPYECKQYGKAFTQSSNLHSIENTHMTEKSYECQQCGKVFTTSSNLHRHERTHTREKPYEGKQYGKAFTQSSNLHSIENTHMTEKSCECQQCGKVFSTFSNLQIHERIHTGEKPYACKLCGKAFARSPQLHIHKRTHTGEKPYECKQCGKAFNDPSNLHRHERTHTREKPYACQHCGKGFNTSSYLQMHEQIHTGEKPNESQHCGKTFDTSSEPHMHGRTHTEEKPNECQQCGKVFSTSSSLHRHEWTHTGEKPYQCQQCGKAYTTSSYLQIHEKIHAGEKPNECQQCGKVFTTSSYLHRHERTHTGVKPYECKQCGKAFTQSANLRSHEQTHTGVKPYECKQCGKAFTQSANLRSHERTHTGEKPYECKQCGRAFARSSELHTHGRMHTGEKPYKCQQCGKDFAAYSQLHRHERTHTGERPYECKQCGKAFSDPSNLHRHERMHTGEKPYECQQCGKAFTTSTHLHKHEQIHTEEMPNGSQHCGKTFDTSSEPHMHGRTHTEEKTNECQPCGKVFSTSYLQIHEWTHTREKPYECKQCGKTFARSSQLHIHKRTHTGEKPYKCQQCGKDFAAYSHLHKHERTHTGERPYECKQCGKAFTVSSNLHRHERTHTREKPYECQHCGKGFTTSSYLQMHEQIHAGEKPNESQHCGKTFDTSSEPHMHGRTHTEEKPYECQQCGKVFSTSSYLQIHERTHTGVKPYECKQCGKAFTQSAHLRSHEQTHTGVKPYECKRCGKAFARSSQLHIHERTHSGEKPYECKQCGRAFARSSDLHTHGRMHTGEKPYKCQQCGKDFAAYSQLHRHERTHTGERPYECKQCGKAFATSYQLNRHGRTHTGEKPYECQRCGRAFGRSCELHVHERIHTGEKPYECKQCGKAYTTSSSLVIHERTHTGEKPYECLQCGKAYTNSSSLLIHERSHTGEKTYECQQCEKSFVTSSQLHLHEQTHKAEKLYS is encoded by the exons ATCtcagtgacctttgaggatgtggccGTGAACTTCACCCAGGAGGAGTGGACTTTGCTGGATGCTTCCCAGAAGAACCTTTACAGAGGTGTGATGCTGGAAGTCTTCAGAAACCTGGCTTCTATAG GAAAGAGATGGGATGACAAGAACAGTGAAGATCAGATCAATAATTCTGGGAGTAATCTAAG GCACTTCAGATCTCACTGTGGGCATGAATGCTATAAACATGAAGAGTGTGAAGAGAAGCCATGTGAATTGAAACAATACAGAAAATCTCTGGTTTCTCTCAAAAGTGTTCACACACAAATGTTAACACAAACTGGAGATGGACCATATGAAAGTACAGTATGTGGAAGAGTCATCAGTTGTTCCAGTGACATTCAAAGACATGAAGATTCTCATACTGAGTGCcaaccctatgaatgtcaacaatgtggtgaagccttttcttctctcccagCTGTTCAAAGACACATGAGAACACACAGTGGAGGTAAACCTTTTCAATGTGAggtatgtgggaaagcctttcatTCCCCcactttatttagaaaacatgaaagaactcattctGGAGAGAAACTCCATAAATGTAAACAAGGAGGTAAAACTTTGGTTTCATTCACAAGTCTTCGATGTCACATGATCAGGCACACTGGGAAAGCACATTTCAAATGTAAGGTATGTGGAAAAGACTTTGCTTATCCCAGTTTACTTAGAATACATCAGAGAACACATACtagagagaaaccctatgaatgtccacaatgtgggaaagccttcagtacTTCATCTTACCTCCAGATACACGAATGGACtcatacaggagagaagccctatgagtaTAAGcggtgtggaaaagccttcactcaGTCTGCTCACCTTCACTCTCATGAgcaaactcatactggagagaagccctataaatgtcaacaatgtggaaaagcctacaCTACTTCATCttaccttcagatacatgaaaaaatccatgctggagagaagcccaatgaatgccaacaatgtggaaaagtcttcactacttcttctaaccttcacagacatgaacgaactcatactagggagaagccctatgaatgtaagcagtatggcaaagcttttactcagTCTTCTAACCTTCACTCAATTGAAAACACTCATATGACAGAGAAATCCTATGAAtgccaacaatgtggaaaagtcttcactacttcttctaaccttcacagacatgaacgaactcatactagggagaagccctatgagggTAAGCAGtatggcaaagcttttactcagTCTTCTAACCTTCACTCAATTGAAAACACTCATATGACAGAGAAATCCTGTGAAtgccaacaatgtggaaaagtcttcAGTACTTTTTCTAACCTTCAGATACATGAacggattcatactggagagaagccctatgcatGTAAActgtgtggaaaagcctttgctagatcTCCTCAGCTTCACATACATaaacgaactcatactggagagaagccctatgaatgtaagcagtgtggaaaagccttcaatGACCCCTCTAACCTTCACAGACATGAAAGAACACATACTAGAGAGAAACCCTATGCATGTCAACACTGTGGGAAAGGCTTCAATACTTCAAGTTACCTTCAGATGCATGAACAaatccatactggagagaagcccaatGAAAGTCAACATTGTGGAAAAACCTTTGATACATCCAGTGAACCTCACATGCATGGAAGAACTCACACAGAAGAGAAGCCCAATGAAtgccaacaatgtggaaaagtcttcagtacttcttcttcccttcacagacatgaatggacgcatactggagagaagccctatcaatgtcaacaatgtggaaaagcctacaCTACTTCATCttaccttcagatacatgaaaaaatccatgctggagagaagcccaatgaatgccaacaatgtggaaaagtcttcACTACTTCTTCTTACCTTCACAGACATGAACGGACACATACTGGAgtgaagccctatgaatgtaagcagtgtggcaaagccttcactcagtCTGCTAACCTTCGCTCCCATGAGCAAACTCATACTGGAgtgaagccctatgaatgtaagcagtgtggcaaagccttcactcagtCTGCTAACCTTCGCTCCCAtgaacgaactcatactggagagaagccctatgaatgtaaacaatgtggtaGAGCCTTTGCTAGATCCAGTGAGCTTCACACACATGGAAGgatgcatactggagagaagccctataaatgtcaacaatgtggaaaagacTTTGCTGCCTACTCTCAGCTTCACAGACATGAAAGGACGCATACTGGAGAgaggccctatgaatgtaaacagtgtggaaaagccttcagtGACCCCTCTAACCTTCACAGACATGAAAGaatgcatactggagagaaaccctatgaatgtcaacaatgtggaaaagctttcacTACTTCAACTCACCTTCATAAACATGAACAAATCCATACTGAAGAGATGCCCAATGGAAGTCAACATTGTGGAAAAACCTTTGATACATCCAGTGAACCTCACATGCATGGAAGAACTCACACAGAAGAGAAGACCAATGAATGCCAACCATGTGGGAAAGTCTTCAGTACTTCttaccttcagatacatgaaTGGACTCATACTAgagaaaagccctatgaatgtaagcagtgtggcaaaacCTTTGCTAGATCTTCTCAGCTTCACATACATaaacgaactcatactggagagaagccctataaatgtcaacaatgtggaaaagacTTTGCTGCCTACTCTCACCTTCACAAACATGAAAGGACGCATACTGGAGAGAGGCCCTATGAATGCaaacagtgtggaaaagccttcactgTGTCCTCTAACCTTCACAGACATGAAAGAACACATACtagagagaaaccctatgaatgtcaacattGTGGGAAAGGCTTCACTACTTCAAGTTACCTTCAGATGCATGAACAAATCCATGCTGGAGAGAAGCCCAATGAAAGTCAACATTGTGGAAAAACCTTTGATACATCCAGTGAACCTCACATGCATGGAAGAACTCACACAgaagagaagccctatgaatgccaacaatgtggaaaagtcttcAGTACTTCTTCttaccttcagatacatgaacGGACACATACTGGAgtgaagccctatgaatgtaagcagtgtggcaaagccttcactcagtCTGCTCACCTTCGCTCCCATGAGCAAACTCATACTGGAgtgaagccctatgaatgtaagcggtgtggcaaagcctttgctagatcTTCTCAGCTTCACatacatgaaagaactcattctggagagaagccctatgaatgtaaacaatgtggtaGAGCCTTTGCTAGATCCAGTGACCTTCACACACATGGAAGgatgcatactggagagaagccctataaatgtcaacaatgtggaaaagacTTTGCTGCCTACTCTCAGCTTCACAGACATGAAAGGACGCATACTGGAGAgaggccctatgaatgtaaacagtgtggaaaagcctttgctacatcctATCAGCTAAACAGACatggaagaacacatactggagaaaagccctatgaatgtcaaaGATGTGGTAGAGCCTTTGGTAGATCCTGTGAACTTCACGTACATGAAAGAAtacatactggagaaaagccctatgagtgtaaacagtgtggaaaagcctACACTACTTCGTCTTCCCTTGTGATACATGagcgaactcatactggagagaagccctatgaatgtctacaatgtgggaaagcctacACTAATTCCTCTTCTCTTCTGATACATGAACGAAGTCATACTGGAGAGAAgacctatgaatgtcaacaatgtgaaAAATCCTTTGTTACATCCTCTCAGCTTCACTTACATGAACAAACCCATAAGGCAGAGAAATTGTACTCTTGA